In Zingiber officinale cultivar Zhangliang chromosome 8B, Zo_v1.1, whole genome shotgun sequence, a single genomic region encodes these proteins:
- the LOC122017158 gene encoding uncharacterized protein LOC122017158, giving the protein MATVLLPLAVFYLLGSAGLGVQATSSGREGLRLATDARMPGYLYVRPTGRCTPQFWSSGREPWPNMVPLDSSVSKVFGSMLLERYEPGLTLLEATQRNDDIGGSVFFKLVKQSSAALLNAYSRPGFPYTAWEIKSLVLEALISDAAAALQAEQFKQANEACH; this is encoded by the exons ATGGCGACCGTATTGCTGCCTCTGGCGGTCTTCTATCTTCTTGGTAGTGCAGGTTTGGGCGTTCAAGCCACTTCTAGCGGAAGGGAAGGCCTCAGATTGGCGACAGATGCGAGAATGCCCGGCTATCTCTACGTCAGACCCACTGGAAGATGCACTCCCCA ATTCTGGAGCAGTGGAAGAGAACCATGGCCCAACATGGTCCCTCTTGATTCATCTGTCTCTAAAGTTTTTGGGTCAATGTTGCTGGAGAGATATGAACCGGGCTTAACTTTGTTAGAGGCAACACAGCGAAATGATGACATTGGTGGAAGTGTCTTCTTCAAATTAGTGAAGCAATCCAGTGCTGCTCTCCTCAATGCTTATTCTCGGCCTGGCTTCCCCTACACTGCTTGGGAGATCAAAAGTTTGGTCTTGGAGGCTCTCATATCAGACGCTGCTGCTGCTTTGCAAGCCGAGCAGTTCAAACAAGCTAATGAAGCATGCCACTAA